One genomic window of Halorubrum hochsteinianum includes the following:
- a CDS encoding type II toxin-antitoxin system HicB family antitoxin: MSSGREIRLIEEDEGGWSAIDEDLGVASCGDTRKEALEMLDEAVALHTEVGEAVTDEDSDEVGVPDVPWFDDADETT; the protein is encoded by the coding sequence ATGAGCAGTGGCCGCGAGATCCGCCTGATCGAGGAGGACGAGGGCGGTTGGTCCGCGATCGACGAGGATCTCGGTGTCGCCTCGTGCGGTGACACCCGTAAAGAGGCGCTGGAGATGCTCGACGAGGCGGTGGCCCTACACACCGAGGTTGGTGAGGCAGTCACCGACGAGGACTCGGACGAGGTAGGCGTGCCCGACGTTCCGTGGTTCGACGACGCTGACGAGACGACGTAA